CTAGACTTTTTTAACCGTCTTGACTAGTAGTaggattcagttgcctaaacgTAGTCAAGTAGTGTTCTAGAGACTCTAGGGTATCCAGGACATAAAAGGATGTTTTAATTATGTTAAATACAGGTCATTTAGGTGTTAAGGAAGTGCTGCCAACAATTTTAAATATCGATATTAATCTAGTTATAGTGGTTCCATTGTTAAGCCATCAGTGTTCAGATGTATGAAAAGATAATTAGAAAACAGATGCAGCATTTGTTACAAGATTCATTATTTaacatggaaacatttttagtaattttagttgagtatatttttattttgcttattagTATGTTGTAACTTTATGTATTTGTGTAAAATAGAATTGGAACTGTAATGGTACCATATCTGTTGTGGTGGGGAACAGCTAAGGGATAGAGAAATTACTTTGTGAAACTTTTCACGTATGCATGATTTTTCCATTGAGGTCTGCCCTTAAGTATAGAAACACAGTTCCTAGTGAACGTAGTGGAGATCCCAGGCACAATTCTTAAAGTGTAATTTGACTGAACAGATCAGTTTTTACAAAGTTCTTCAGAACTGTGTTGAGGCCGGCCAGATTTTAGCTTACACAACCATGACTTTGTCTATTTAAAAGAATGTGGAGGCCTAGTTTGAGAGtagcagtgtttttcttttcctgctcaaGGATCTCAGGCCATCTAGAGTTAATTTAAACTAACAAAGGCATGAAATGCCTCATGAAAGactttctttgcttcctttacTCGTCACATTGTGCTGGGTAGCTAGTCAAAACTGAGGAATATGGAAGGCATATTTAAACCTCTTGTAATCCTCAGATACTGATTGTAATTAATGAGCTCAGACAAGAGTGATAGACTTTCCTCAGagtttctgattttctgtttgtctAAGTTAACTGAAATATGAATTCAGaccaaataaaatacatgtgtagaaatatatataaaattctCTGTGCAGAATATCCCACTAgtcttctcttttaattttcccAGTGTATTCCTTCAGCAGTTGTGAGCTTTGCTATagcaaggaataaaattaatgtgGTAAGTATAAGATTTTATTGgcaattatatatatttttttcctgtggttaaaatgagagagaaactcattctgaaactgtttttcagatacCCAATTTTCAGATTCTGTTTGTCTCTACATTTGCTGTTACAACAACGTGTTTAATTTGGTTTGGATGCAAACTTGTCCTCAATCCATCAGCTATAAATGTAAGTTACTAAAACAATTACTAATTACTGctacatttatgtttttttaaaaaaaagggggggggggtgaggtgGGTGGAGATCACATGTAATTACATTGTTGTCAATACCCCAGTATTCCTACTTAGTCTGTAAGGAGAGATTATCTAGCAGTAACTTTACTTTTCTGAGTAAGACAAGACTGGAAAATTGACATCAGAGATGGAAACTTACATGGCTAAAAGACACATGGTACAGCTAACTTAGAGGAGATTAATATGGAAACGACTTTCCTGTCTTCTTGTATTCAAAGTTCAAAAATATGAATTAGATCTTCAAATGTGATCCAGTTTGATCAactgactttatttttctgttgactgTAGcaagttttgttggtttttttttttgtttttttttttttgaaagagcagggtcagaagagaaaattgaaaACGAATTAGTAGCTCATCTGTAGATTATCCAGTTTTTAGGGTTCAATTGTACTGAAATGAGAAGGTCCCCCAAACAGTGCTACTCCTAGGACATTTCATCATCAGATTAAGTATAATCCTTTCCTGGATCTTCTTCAATGGATAGTTTTGCTTGTGAGGCCACCAGGAAAGAAACTTTTgatgaacatttttcttataCATCATCAACAAAGAGAATGCAGCAGTTACGTCATTTGAAGCACACATATTTCATGCTGGGAAAAGTTCACTGGATTTGAGTCACAACCTTTCAACATCTGTCTTTGGTAGTTTGAGCCAAGCAGTAGAACTATagggtggtttttgttttttttgctGTGGTAAAATGTTCTGAGACCTCTATACTACATAAGAATATTACATGTATGAGTAAATAACATAGTGACAGGTATTATTGTTACCATTGATGAATATTCGTAATAGACTGTCACAAAATAGCAGTACTCAATACAACTACGTCATACATTTCGTATGAAGGTTAATGACTGCTGCCATGTGCTATTGTTCAGTTCTTCTCCCACTATCGTATCAGCTGTTCTGATACTAAGAGCTCAGCAGTAATAATAGCTCCCTATAATAATATAGCAGATCCGAATTAGTGTTAGTAACAAAAGACTTTTCTAATAGAAAAATAGTGCAGAGAGAGTGTTTGCTTTGGAGTTATCTATGCTATTTTAATAATGTCTGGTTAGTTCCAGATTTCACAGATGTTGaacttttaaattaactgtGTTTACTTCCCCTTAGAAAGTGCAGTATATTAGGCCAATACTTACAaacctgctttttaaattaggtAACTAAGTCTAGCTTcacatttctgtgcagctgGCCCAATTTTCAGAGAGATGGAGTACTGCAGTCAGTTGGACCTGTGGCGATTTAGCAGTCTGGACAGTCAGATCACTTGAATTCAAGTAGTACTGGCTTTAGAGGTGGCCAGTTTTGCCCTGTGTTTGATGGGACAATGTCATGGCCCCCTGGGTTCTGTGTGTATCTCAGGACAGTTTACACCACTCAGTTCTTTGCACAGCCATTGCTAGCTTATTGCTAGTGTAGCAGTTCCCTCATGCATTTGTCCCCTCAAGTGTCTTAGGCTGTTGGGGCTGAATGAATTATATACAAGACATGGGGGTactgccttttcccttttcccttcctttcttggCAGAGAGTTCAGATATTAGAAACCAGTCCAAGCGTTctgagagaaaacagcagagaagtgTAACTGGAGACTACCAGACCCTTTGCATTCCCTTCCCCTGGTAGACAGGATCACAGCGCTATTGGGACAGTGGAGGGCTGTGCCTGCCCAGGAAAAGTGGGCCCAAGGGAATCATTTTGCCACCACAATACTTATTTTGTCATGAGCCCCAGTGTGACAACAGCAGTTTTGCTTATGCTTTTGAGAAGCTTTGAGCTGGCCCTGTGTGTAAGAGCTTAACTTTAGTTGCATACTTTTGGAGTGGTTTTTAGATTGCAtaaaagtttgcattttctattattaaatattaaatattaacagcttttgtattttcaaggCAGACCAAACCATTTGAAAAGTAGAAGTGACAAACATTAAATTTATAACAGGGCAAATTCTGTCTTTGCCAAATGTTAGTTATCTACAACAATATCCACAAGACATCCTTGGTTATGTGGCTTTAATTCTTTTCGCTTGCCTATTGCATGTCCATACTATGTCGTTGATCACTGAATAAAGATAAGTGAGGATAACTGTGTGTGCAAAGCTGGCTCTGAAGCTTTTTTGAACCTTTCTGTCTTAAGAGTTATTAATGGTGCTGACTTGCTCTCCTCTTTGAAGGATACTGTTTCAGTGAGACAGTCTCACTGTTTTGCAGCTCGCTGCCAGCTGTTTTCCATTACCCGTGTGGTACAAAAAAAGTAGAATACCATCTCTTTAACTGTTCTGTCATcatcatatttattttccctccccATGGGAAACTGCACAAGAAGGTAATACTAGGTCTGATGTAAAATCACTGCCAGTAGTTTAAAAGCAGTAAGACTCATAAAAAAGATGAGTTTATCCAATTAAGACAATTCACTTTTAACACCCCCCCCAATAAAGGACCTGGGTAATTCTTCATTAGTGTTACTCGTGTTGATGGATAACTCCACAAAATTACTTTAGATAGATAAATGGAATGCAAGATACAAGCCTAGACTGTGACTGTGTTACACCACTCCAGTAGGGTGCAGTTCTGTAGTTAGTATACCGTCAGCATGAAGGATGCGATGTGTAAAAGATGCAACTGCCACTCTATTCCTTCCCAGCTCTCAGAGTAAGAAGCCTGATGGTCAAAAATGAGTGGAACCTCGTGCATGCTGGCCGCTACAACTGAAAGCATTCAGATCTTGAACAGGATTCAAATTAACTCCAAATTGAGTACATACATTTATTGTCTCCTTGCAAGTTGAGCGTCTGTACCTCTATTACAGTTGAGATGATCCAGTCACTGGGACCCTGCAATACAATCTTGTTTGCCTCAGCATATATGGCTAAGGCAGGATTCCGTGGCCTGAATGTAGACATCTCTTATTTCAAAAGTGCTGTGAGATATTCTGCCTGACCGCTGCTTCTACTCTGGATGGGTGAGAGTCTCCCATCAGTCCTGTGTCATACATCCCATTCATGCAGGCAGGTTCAATATGCTTGAGTATTTCAAATGGCACTAGCAGCCAGTATAATTGAACCCCACCTCTAGCGACTGGTTGGCCCAGTAGCTTTCGGGGTTCCCTCTCTTGTCTGTATAGACTAGGTCTCCACTGACAGTAGTGGAAGCGTAGGCAACAGATACTGGAGCGTAGGCGCTTGATTTGGTTGCCTACCCATAAGCGTGTGTCTCCATTAGGTATGTGCTGGCTTGTCCTGCCTTGCTCCAGCCGCTGGTCCAAGAGGGCATCAGTCTTCTTTAGGTCCTCTGTCATTATTTGTCAGACCTGTGCAGATGTCTTGAAACATCTGTAGGATATCTTAAGTCATGTTAAAAGTATGCATTTAAGCAACTCTATTgaactttaaattatttaatcttgAAATTAATTCAACCCTTTCATACAGTTGCAGTGAACCACGTTTTTAATACTTGGTGGAGGTTCAGAACAAATTGGATTAAGGTTGTGCTAATCTACTACTTTCTACCCAGTTACACTTGCCTGTTCCTTAGTCGTGGAAGAGGATTAGGGACACAGCTTACTTGGTTCGCTGCATCTGGTGATAGATTTTATGTACAGCAGTAGTTGTGTAGAGAATTTTCTTTAGTGCTTAGAAATCTAACATTGAATTTCCCATTGTTAGAGATGGTATAAAAAGGTACTTACTTCTAGCTttagctgtatttctgtttaagaaataaaaacaacaaaaccacctGAACTCCAAAACTGGAGATGAGATACTTTTACTTTGGTCTAGGGGTAATGAACTAATTTTATGAGTGGAAGGCTCTAGCTGATATTCTAGACATGTCATATCAGAAAAAACATACTGGAAAGataaaagttaaattaaaaaatctaatttatttactgttactttttcaatttctgttaTTTACTTCTTATACCTAGCACTAAATGAGCTAGTCCATCAATGTAGTTACAGTGCTTCTGGACTCAAACTTGTACGTCTGCTTGGCACTGCACTGTATAGTGTGGCCTTGCCAGCCCACGTCAGTACCAGCGCTATGTGTCAAAACACGACCAAATCATGGGAATTTACAGGCTGGATTAAATTGTTCTGCAGGCCGCATGTTTGACACCTCTTCTTTTGCCAAATAATGTCTTTATTCTTCATGCTAGCACTTTCCTAGAAGCTTACCACTATGACATTTATTGCTGTTTGTGGCTCTAGTACAACTGTACGGTCTGTTGTGTACTGCAAGGCACATAGTTCCAATTATGATTTCCTGAGAAGAATGAATTTCAGTGCccaaaaaaacctctcaaatCTGCCACTTaagttctttttcaaaaaacGTATGCTGCAAGATACATgtcagagaaaaactgaaatttgaTCATCTACAAAGCAAGTCTGACATGAGGGAACAATATAATTCTGTTCTAAGTCATTGAACAGTGGTTTGCTATAATTGTATAGGTTCTGAATGGAGTCAGTTCTCCCTAAACTTTTGGTACTTTGCCCAATGGCCTGACCTACCTGCCAAATGTTTTCTTGGGCTGCCAATGGAAAAACATGGTGCTTTGGAAGACAAGAGGGACATCCACTCTGCCTAACTTGCGTGCCTCTAGAAAATTATTCAGCCTATGTAGAGTAGGTATCTACCTCTTTTCATGAGAGAATAAGGAaccaaagagaaatgttaaGTATTACATTCACTTATTTGTCTCTTGAAGATGAGCAATGGCAGGATAAATGACAACATCCGTGTTTTTGCACAATAATGTAATCTGTTAGACCTGCAAGAGTTATGAAACCACGAAGAGTGTTCATCAGTGCTCTACTAGCACTAGGTAGAGCGCGTAGGATTCTTGGCCCGGTTCTTTGGATTGTGTTTTCATTCAGCATTAGACACTGTATTGCACCATTTGGATTGCAGCATAGGGGCTGGGAGCCTGTGGCCCGCCCTTCCCCCCGCAGTGGATTACCTTAGCCCCTGGGCTAGTCGGGCTTGCTCTTGTTTGtcctctttctgttcctgtgaATCTTCCATGATTTGCTGCAGTGTTCTGGTTTCGCATGGAAGGTcctgcaaaatgcaaatgtacCCAGCAATCACCCCCTTGTCATTAAGTGCTCTTCTGCAAGACAGTGATAAAATCTTTAGGCAGAACTTTCCCATAAATGAAATAAACGTTTCCTTCTTAGGTTAGGCATTCTGAGTATTATGTAGACAGCTAATTGTTGTCCTATAAATTCATCAAGAACCAAGAAAACGGTTAACAAGGTATCTAGTTAATAGATATGTCTAAATGTCACAGAAAATAGCCTGCTGGATCCTGCTAGATCCCACcccctcctttatttttaatatggaagATGTAACTCATTTATGTCTGGGATTTTACTGACAGATAAATTTCAACTTGATTCTACTTATTCTGCTGGAAATCTTCATGGCAACTACTGTGATCATTTCAGCTAGGTCTACTGAAGACTGCTGTATGAGAAAGAAAGTAGGTACCCTTAAGggtaaaaaatgtcttttttttttttttgtgtgtgtgtgtgttcaaaaatattcactttttcGTGTTTACATATGTAGACAAGTTACTGTCGACTCCAGTATATAACTTCATGTTACATGGTAAAACTAGATTTGAACAATAAATGAAAGTACCGTACTAAACAGTAATAGCCTCTTCTATCTTTAAAAGTGCAATGGGCCTGCTGCAAAATGATCTGTTGCAATTATACAGCACAGGGTTGTTTGAATATCTTATGAACAGGCGtggcaaatgttttatttctgttttgtagaaCAAAACTTAATGACGTATGAAACATTAGAATACCGTGACTTGTATGTATGCAAGCAATGCCTTTTTGAAGCCTGAGGTGGAGAGAGTATTCGTCATGTATGCCAGTTTGGTGGTATCTGGACAATGAATATTGGTTTCAGGATTTGGGGCTAtagataaaattttctttagtCACAAGTGCTCTCCCAAATCCCACCCTGATTTTTCTACAACAGTACTTCTTTTAGGTACTAACAAAGCAAACGTGCTGTGCCATTTTGTGTTCCAGTGGAAGTATAGCTTGCTAGATAAAGTTGTGTAGGGTACTGTCCTCCTGCAGTTACTGTTTATCCACATCAGTAAAAGCTGAAGGTTCAGGCAGAAAGTGCGTGTTTTGAAGGTAGAAAGGGGAGACAAGATGACCGTATTTCATTGTTGAATGATGTTTGTATAACAGCTAATCTGGGACTacctcatttgttttttatgtGATTGATGTGGTCTGACACTGGTGAGCACTGTGGTGTGTCACTGGCAGCTCTGATGGGCCAACCAGACATTGCATGCCACCGTTAGGATCTGTAACAGGTTGTACAGGGtattagaaagaaatgtattgctttgtgtatttttttgatCATGATTTTTTATTCGCCTCTAGAATACTGCATATGACAGTACCATCGTGTTGAGCAATGTCAGCTTTCCTACTCGAATTTTGAAGTCATACTCAGTAAGAAAAGcgttgttttctttcattaaatcaATTTGTTCTTTCATCTTGCTAAGTGCTAAGCTTCTTTAAAGCCAGGAAGAAATCAGTGTAGGTAAGAGCTGAAAGAATAAGACAGAATGGAGTTATATatcttaaaatgtttccttttagaATATTGCAAGATAAATGATAACTGCCATGTATAATAGGAAGGAGACTACTTAATGACTTAAGGATAAATAGTGTAAACTGAACTGTTGTTCAGTGGAGCTAATAAACGAgagcataaatatatataatgaaGCTGATCTTGTTTTCACTTAAGCCATCTGGAGTTTTGCCATATTTTAGGTCTGAAAAACATTGACTTCGTGCATAGCTAGTagcataaatgcatttttttccttccagtgagTTCCTTTCTATATGCAAATAGGAAATTTGGTGTTCAAATGCACTGTTAATAATTTGTGTGCTCTTCTTTGTTGTAGGTAATTGAGGTGATTATTGGAATTTCATCAGTATTTGGTGGAATAATTGCTTTGAATATGGATGTCCTAGTTTCAGGTCCATATCTTTCAGTAACATTCTTTTGGATCTTAGTTGCTGTAAGTAGTGCAAAATGAAGGTACTCCTTTAAAACaatgtctttgattttttttttaatttcttttttatcatttttccgCTCCCTACTGGAATATTTATTTGTCCCTAATACTAATTGGCAATTGCTGCTTAGCAAATGAATTAGCGCTTCAATATACTTAATATATTTATGCAATATGCTTGTTCTATTTTGATTTACGATACTTTGGTTCTTATAAAATGTTCTGATACCTTTTCAGTCCTCAGTTCAGTAAAATGGAAATGAGTAATAAAACAAGGGTATTAGAAGTGAAGTGTTTTGTCACGTAAGTCCTAGGTTTTAGAATATTTCaggctgcaaaataaaaagttgagTTTAGTTTCAGTGTGGTAGAATCCTTAGAACATCATCTTTAGCCTGTCAGCCTTAACTGTCTTAAAAGCCTGAGACTGTGATTGGTAACCCTTGTCACTAATAACAGCTGGTACCCAGGAGCGGTGGATTCATAAAGGATGCTGTGCTACCCTGCTTGCCATGAATTGAACCAGTTGAGAAAGAAGACAATGAACATTAGGTTTATATATGGCTCCTATGTCTGAAAAACCCCTCAGTAAGAAGTGGAAAAAGGTCATAAACAAGTTTTTCAGCATTCAGAATTCACAAAGTTCAGTAGGGTTCATTAGGTTTTTATGTAAAAGTGTCAAGTTTTGAGGATAATTGTATTTCAGTGTGTGTAGGTTTAATACATGCTACTCATTAAATGCAAGTTAAATGAAGATTAGTTTTATCTCCATTTGACTAATTGATTCCTAATACTGTCATAATAAGTCTATACAGTTTTACCTTTTCAGGAAATTTAGGATGTGATCTGTGACTAGTGGGAATCACTGTAACTCAactgtaatttttgtaattttcaagTAGgtcaatatttattttgttatgcttttttgtttagTGCTTTCCAAGTGCTATTGCAAGTCACGTAGCTGCTGAATATCCGAGTAAATGTCTGGTAAGTGTGTAAAATTCTTGGATTTTGTCATTAGAGTGGAATAATGCTAAGCAAGCATGCCTGTGATAGTGGGTACTACTCATATTTGCTCACTTGTTTTTAGTTGCTTCTACAAGATGTGACAGAAATATGTAGCATGAGTATAAGCTGATATTCCTGAAGAGAAATCCAGTAGGTCTTTTGGAGACTTAATTTCACCTATTCTAGAAAAGAATTCAAAGGACTGttcgttggggttttttttgtaccGGTTCCTTGGGAATGGATGTTACTATAGGAAAACAACATACCTCATATGGTATGCCCAGAACTCCTTTCATGCTCCTGATCTGAGgtcctttctgttctgttctcttttcattGTGAGCTGTggtttctgaaagaagaaaattaggtCTGCAGGCTGCGCTGGACCTAGAACCTATTTTAAACGAATTCCTCATCTGCATGACTAGCAACAAGGACTATTCAGTAGAGTGCATTTATTCCTTGACTGTCCCAGATGTGTAGTTAAGCCTCCTTAAAACATCTGTTCTAAGTTACAGTCATGCAGCCGTATTTAAGTGAGTAATGATGCATGACCACAACTGAAGTCAGAATTTGATCCTGTAGGGATGGTATTTGAATGAAAACTCGGCTGCTATTGTATGGCAATAAATTTGCCTCAAAGCACTCTAATTTATTTGCATAGTTATTTTAGATTCTAAGTCTGCAATATCTGCTGTTAATTCTCATTATTTCATACAAACTGGAGAATAAATGATAATTCTATACTGGCTCTCTAAATTGGGTATTGCTTCCTCTATCTGCATatgaaaggcatttttaaaatcaaacaaaacccccaTCATCcatattaaatggaaaatgaattacaaaaaaacagtgttttggcTAGGAAACTTAATTTATTCAAAGCTTGCTCCTGTATCTCCATGCAATATGGATGGCTCTTAATATTAGTCTCATGTATGATCTTATACACTTTTACACACTTTTGTTATGCTTGCTTCAAGGAGATATAGCTCACAAACCAAAGttttaacttgtttttatttttatttaacatttactATCTTATTTTTTAGGTTGAGGTCCTGATTGCCATTAGCAGTGTTACCTCTCCATTGTTGTTCACCGCTTCTGCATACTTATCCTTCAGTATCATGCAAGTTGTTGACATCTTTAAGAATTATCCACCTGCTGttaaagtatgtatttttatgcaaTTGAAAAATTAACATCTATCTATTACAGTAGCAACACAAGAATGAATTAGGAAGTATAAGAAGACAAGGTACTGCATTATAAAGATTGAATAAAATGTTATAGAAATTATTCAAAAACTCTTATTTAACTAATCATAtaattttaagtatgttaaaTCTATTGCCACCCTGGaattatagtttaaaaaaatggcataTTATTCTAAAgaatcagtaaaaataatatgtaATATGCTGGACTCCTTGAGGTTTTTATAAATTTTCAGTATATAAATTAAAGATTCTAGGTTTACTTGAAGAAtacatctttctgtttcttaggATGTCTACCAACAGGTGGGATTGTGAGCTTACACCTGGATTCATTCAAAGCCTGGATTggggcagagaagaaaaaagtttgcaaaTCTTAAAGCATTTCCATATGAAGTGTTACTGGTGCATTGCTGAAGAGCTTTCTGGGGCTTTACTGTCTAAGTGTTCAGCCATCTGTGATGACATTCAAAGAACCATTTATGGGGATTAAAATAGTGTCAATAAGAGTCTTGACTCTTAGTACCCACTAGTCCTTAAGTAGTCTTGTAATTttagaagaagagagagaaaatgtttattaaacTGAGATGTTAGGGACTGGAAAACCAGCTTTTAAGTATGTGATCCTGTTCTGATACTGGAGGAACATAGTGTGTTGTTGGACCTCGGGAAATGGCCACGGCTTACATGTTCTCTTTAAGTAGCTTCTCCTGTCGCACCTGTTGGAGACAGAAGACTGGACTGTCTAGACAGTTGGTGTGACCCTGCAGAGCATTTCTTACATTCTTATGCTACTTTTTGTCTGGATGCAGCAAGAGTGGGCTGCTCTGCAAAAGAGGGTGAACAATGGAGCGGAAGGTGACAGCAAGGCAGGCAAGGACAGCGAGCTCATTGGCAAGGAATGCAGTCCTACAGtacccaaaaaaagaaaaacaaggcaggTCCGGCCATGGTGACCAGGTTCAGCCAATAGTTCAGTGATTGCTAGACAAGTCCATAGTAGTGAGGCAGATCCAAGGCCAGCCAGGAATTCAGGTCAGCAGGGCAAGGTCAGAGCCAGCAAGGCACAGGGCCAGGCCCAGGCATAGCTGCGACATTGCTCAGGTCAGAACCAGCAGTGAGGCTCTATATTTTAGAGGATGGTTTCTTCAATTCTGTTCTATTTCTAGAGGAAAAGATTATTTGgcaaattaacattttgttaaaaattatcCATCTGTTCTATTTTGAGCAAACTCAGGCACTcaaattttaatt
Above is a genomic segment from Gymnogyps californianus isolate 813 chromosome 1, ASM1813914v2, whole genome shotgun sequence containing:
- the MLC1 gene encoding membrane protein MLC1 codes for the protein MTREEGYREEFSYDRMPTLERGKQENGNYIPDIKSSDLQLSKRLHPCFSYRTWIFSLLMGTCLLITSGFSLYLGNIFPSEMDYLRCAAGSCIPSAVVSFAIARNKINVIPNFQILFVSTFAVTTTCLIWFGCKLVLNPSAININFNLILLILLEIFMATTVIISARSTEDCCMRKKNTAYDSTIVLSNVSFPTRILKSYSVIEVIIGISSVFGGIIALNMDVLVSGPYLSVTFFWILVACFPSAIASHVAAEYPSKCLVEVLIAISSVTSPLLFTASAYLSFSIMQVVDIFKNYPPAVKQSYDVLLLLLMLMLLIQACLTIGTVIQCVNYKTKMKLHDSSWAASQVKKQEYRTTEVSNNTLKDFDKDKAWKAVVVQMAQ